In Halogeometricum sp. S1BR25-6, a single genomic region encodes these proteins:
- a CDS encoding DUF5789 family protein produces the protein MSDERSQGVDFGDVEDDIENYDYPATPEELREEFGDETVEYNDGEESFGDVLEGVGVEEFQSAEEVYETVMMMVSGEAADEGHSDRGAGTAPDEETESF, from the coding sequence ATGAGTGACGAACGAAGCCAAGGCGTCGACTTCGGCGACGTAGAGGACGACATCGAGAACTACGACTACCCGGCGACGCCCGAGGAACTGCGCGAGGAGTTCGGCGACGAGACCGTCGAGTACAACGACGGCGAGGAATCGTTCGGCGACGTCCTCGAAGGCGTCGGCGTCGAGGAGTTCCAGTCGGCCGAAGAGGTGTACGAGACGGTGATGATGATGGTCAGCGGCGAGGCGGCGGACGAGGGCCACAGCGACCGCGGCGCCGGCACGGCACCCGACGAAGAGACCGAGTCGTTCTGA
- a CDS encoding DUF5790 family protein: MSSQSTLADDDLFGEAAEEMRAEVEDHLDDARNALPDADDVWDAEADNVLGVLNGLRSSLDVGDADDHLRQAKKTFIVGQRADAFEDADDLEEEIESMTELLDSVREAGELVGELTSTMPQLRSQLQEAEDAAEAAAEEDEAEADDEEEAEEAEADVDADEESADEAEADD, translated from the coding sequence ATGAGTAGCCAGAGCACACTCGCTGATGACGACCTGTTCGGAGAGGCTGCTGAGGAGATGCGCGCCGAGGTGGAAGACCATCTCGACGACGCCCGGAACGCGCTTCCGGACGCCGACGACGTCTGGGACGCCGAAGCCGACAACGTCCTCGGCGTCCTGAACGGCCTGCGCTCCTCGCTGGACGTGGGCGACGCCGACGACCACCTGCGGCAGGCCAAGAAGACGTTCATCGTCGGCCAGCGAGCCGACGCGTTCGAGGACGCCGACGACCTCGAAGAGGAAATCGAGTCGATGACCGAACTGCTCGACTCCGTCCGCGAGGCGGGCGAACTCGTCGGCGAACTCACGAGCACGATGCCGCAACTGCGGAGTCAGTTGCAGGAGGCCGAGGACGCCGCCGAAGCGGCGGCCGAGGAGGACGAAGCCGAGGCGGACGACGAAGAAGAAGCGGAAGAAGCGGAGGCGGACGTCGACGCCGACGAGGAATCCGCGGACGAGGCCGAAGCGGACGACTGA
- a CDS encoding dihydroneopterin aldolase family protein produces the protein MPTDAENACFEAGIKFGSLYHQFAGTPVSPESADSLARAMEESIENQPHCEDVRVTVLEDELETELAASTADYTELTGRFLDVEMDIEYEGLSVETRMEMEDGYPLMKLVAVDG, from the coding sequence ATGCCCACCGACGCCGAGAACGCCTGCTTCGAGGCGGGAATCAAGTTCGGTTCGCTGTACCATCAGTTCGCCGGAACGCCCGTCAGCCCCGAGAGCGCCGACAGCCTCGCGCGGGCGATGGAAGAGTCGATAGAGAACCAACCCCACTGCGAGGACGTGCGCGTGACGGTGCTCGAAGACGAACTAGAGACCGAACTCGCGGCGTCGACGGCCGACTACACCGAACTGACGGGACGGTTCCTCGACGTCGAGATGGACATCGAGTACGAGGGGCTGAGCGTGGAGACGCGGATGGAGATGGAGGACGGCTACCCGCTGATGAAACTCGTCGCCGTCGACGGGTAA
- the azf gene encoding NAD-dependent glucose-6-phosphate dehydrogenase Azf, producing MDEPVLLTGAGGRVGQAILRHIGDRFEWRLLDREQLGEEKRPDSVGEDDVFATDITDEAGVREAMDDVYAVVHLAGDPRPEAPWDSVLRNNIDGTHTLFQAAVDAGVEKFAFASSNHAVGAYETTDRKPDLYRPEDEFRLDGTEPPRPSNLYGVSKATGEILGRYYHDHHDLSVVNVRIGNLTEGHPPIDYERGQAMWLSYRDCAHLFERCVLADYDYEIVYGISGNDRRYYSIDRARSVLGYEPTDNSAEYEDESKDEHGDGTDD from the coding sequence ATGGACGAACCGGTTCTGCTGACAGGGGCTGGCGGGCGTGTCGGACAGGCCATTCTCCGGCACATCGGGGACCGATTCGAGTGGCGACTGCTGGACCGCGAACAGCTAGGTGAGGAGAAACGACCGGACTCGGTGGGCGAGGACGACGTGTTCGCGACGGATATCACCGACGAGGCAGGCGTTCGCGAGGCGATGGACGACGTCTACGCCGTCGTCCACCTCGCCGGCGACCCGCGTCCGGAGGCGCCGTGGGACAGCGTCCTCCGGAACAACATCGACGGCACGCACACGCTCTTTCAGGCGGCGGTGGACGCCGGCGTCGAGAAGTTCGCCTTCGCGTCGTCGAACCACGCCGTCGGCGCCTACGAGACGACCGACCGGAAGCCGGACCTCTACCGGCCCGAGGACGAGTTCCGCCTCGACGGCACCGAACCTCCGCGGCCGAGCAACCTCTACGGCGTGAGCAAGGCGACCGGAGAGATTCTCGGCCGCTACTACCACGACCACCACGACCTCTCGGTCGTCAACGTCCGCATCGGCAACCTCACCGAGGGGCACCCGCCCATCGACTACGAACGCGGACAGGCGATGTGGCTCTCCTACCGCGACTGCGCGCACCTGTTCGAGCGCTGCGTCCTCGCCGACTACGACTACGAAATCGTCTACGGAATCAGCGGCAACGACCGCCGGTACTACTCCATCGATCGCGCGCGCTCCGTCCTCGGCTACGAACCCACCGACAACTCCGCCGAATATGAAGATGAGAGCAAAGACGAACACGGAGACGGCACCGACGACTGA
- a CDS encoding DUF309 domain-containing protein yields MERALRVGAAVFNEGDHHAAHDAWEDEWLPLESETSDERLLHGLIQYTAAVYHARNRNWGGARGLAESAGEYLHEVAPDYRDVNVEAVRTYLGRLAADPEFAERASPLPLTVGGVAVRADDLSFEEAAEAAGILAADGERWDENVVEDAARYGREEVESGASTTRFVALLFEFVGGERRGLVYQRLREHTERRRGREEDVSGLFE; encoded by the coding sequence ATGGAACGAGCGCTCCGCGTCGGCGCGGCGGTGTTCAACGAGGGGGACCACCACGCCGCCCACGACGCGTGGGAGGACGAGTGGCTTCCGCTCGAATCGGAGACGTCCGACGAGCGACTGCTGCACGGACTTATCCAGTACACCGCGGCGGTGTATCACGCGCGGAACCGCAACTGGGGCGGCGCACGAGGGCTGGCCGAGAGCGCGGGCGAGTATCTCCACGAGGTGGCACCGGACTACCGCGACGTGAACGTCGAAGCGGTCCGGACGTACCTCGGCCGTCTAGCCGCCGACCCGGAGTTCGCCGAGCGAGCGTCCCCCCTCCCGCTGACCGTCGGCGGCGTCGCCGTGCGCGCCGACGACCTCTCGTTCGAGGAGGCCGCAGAGGCGGCGGGAATCCTCGCCGCCGACGGGGAACGCTGGGATGAGAACGTGGTCGAGGACGCCGCGCGCTACGGTCGCGAGGAGGTCGAGTCGGGAGCCTCAACGACGCGGTTCGTCGCCCTGCTGTTCGAGTTCGTCGGGGGGGAACGGCGCGGCCTCGTCTATCAGCGGTTGCGAGAGCACACCGAACGGCGGCGCGGACGGGAAGAAGACGTCTCCGGACTGTTCGAGTGA
- a CDS encoding DUF7564 family protein: MKRLSTSTCVGCGDPYLFTSTYKGNYCADCHETWSTRRSDRGRPKPRPMRSRVVSSVRRIVDEDDAPSRYDRE, translated from the coding sequence ATGAAACGACTCAGCACCTCCACCTGCGTCGGGTGCGGCGACCCGTACCTCTTCACGAGCACCTACAAGGGCAACTACTGCGCCGACTGCCACGAGACGTGGTCGACCCGACGGTCCGACCGCGGGCGTCCGAAACCCCGCCCGATGCGCTCGCGGGTCGTCTCCTCGGTCCGACGTATCGTCGACGAGGACGACGCGCCCTCGCGGTACGACCGGGAGTAA
- a CDS encoding helix-turn-helix domain-containing protein encodes MTDVKAVVRAEHSDIVLTQTVAHDRSSKVKSVSEAGTDPTSGKFFYQIESSDFSRFEDGLRDDSTVREYERVIETRGEKAIYSFEYTDEAKILSPVISAANGVVLDMENDGSAWILTVWIPERTDLVHLWDYAQQNGIDLDLLRVNEYDSLGSTDAGLTDSQRDALLVALETGYFEEPRDATLGEVAADLDISQPAASGLLRRGIRRLIVSSLMDDSEAPD; translated from the coding sequence ATGACCGACGTCAAAGCGGTCGTCCGAGCCGAGCATTCAGACATCGTCCTCACACAGACCGTCGCACACGACAGAAGCTCGAAAGTGAAGTCGGTGTCCGAGGCGGGAACCGACCCGACGTCGGGGAAGTTCTTCTATCAGATAGAGTCCTCCGACTTCTCCCGGTTCGAGGACGGGTTGCGGGACGATAGCACCGTTCGCGAGTACGAACGAGTCATCGAAACGAGAGGCGAGAAGGCTATCTACAGCTTCGAGTATACCGACGAAGCGAAGATTCTCTCGCCGGTAATCTCGGCCGCCAACGGTGTCGTCCTCGACATGGAGAACGACGGAAGCGCTTGGATACTCACGGTGTGGATTCCCGAGCGAACGGACTTAGTCCACCTCTGGGACTACGCGCAACAGAACGGCATCGACCTCGATCTCCTGCGCGTGAACGAGTACGATAGTTTAGGGAGTACGGACGCCGGATTGACCGACAGCCAACGAGACGCACTCCTCGTCGCACTCGAAACGGGGTACTTCGAGGAACCACGGGACGCAACTCTCGGCGAGGTCGCCGCCGATCTGGATATTTCTCAACCCGCAGCCAGCGGTCTCCTTCGACGCGGAATCAGACGACTCATCGTGTCGTCTCTGATGGACGACAGCGAAGCACCGGATTGA
- a CDS encoding single-stranded DNA binding protein: MGAIEEVYDDLDTDVPFEEFEAAVNDKVEQMGGLADEETAAMLLAHELRDEEVEGIADIEPGMDDVKFLAKVMSVGELRTFERDGEDEDGRVVNVEVADETGRIRISMWDAMAEDVVEKLEVGQVLRIAGRPKDGYNGVEVSVDKVEPDSEAEIDVQTQDSYRVEDLSLGLSDVNLKGRVLSTDRVRTFDRDDGSEGRVANLTLGDPTGRIRVTLWDEKADLAEEFDAGVTVEVVDGYVRERDGSLELHVGNRGTVEELDEDVEYVPETTDIASLELDQTVDIAGGVIETDPKRTFDRDDGSEGQVRNVRVKDGTGDIRVAMWGEKADADIDLADYVVFTDVEIQDGWQEDLEASAGWRSTVTVMDEAPEGAAGTDAGTDAGGESGGGGRQSQSRGLDAFEDGASSGNDGTETATSTNADETETDAGGAADDPGDGTVEEFTGTVVQSGSPVVLDDGTETRSVETTESLQLGAEVTVRGPVREGRIDATEVKSVTR, from the coding sequence ATGGGTGCCATCGAGGAGGTGTACGACGACCTCGACACCGACGTGCCGTTCGAGGAGTTCGAGGCCGCCGTGAACGACAAGGTCGAACAGATGGGCGGCCTCGCCGACGAGGAGACGGCGGCGATGCTCCTCGCCCACGAACTCCGCGACGAGGAGGTCGAGGGCATCGCCGACATCGAACCCGGCATGGACGACGTGAAGTTCCTCGCGAAGGTGATGAGCGTCGGCGAACTCCGCACGTTCGAACGCGACGGCGAGGACGAGGACGGCCGCGTCGTCAACGTCGAAGTCGCCGACGAGACGGGTCGTATCCGCATCTCGATGTGGGACGCGATGGCCGAGGACGTCGTCGAGAAACTCGAAGTCGGACAGGTCCTCCGCATCGCCGGCCGGCCCAAGGACGGTTACAACGGCGTCGAGGTCAGCGTCGACAAGGTCGAACCCGACTCGGAGGCCGAGATAGACGTACAGACGCAGGATAGCTACCGCGTCGAGGACCTCTCGCTCGGCCTGTCGGACGTGAACCTGAAAGGGCGCGTCCTCAGCACCGACAGGGTCCGCACGTTCGACCGCGACGACGGTTCCGAGGGTCGCGTCGCCAACCTGACGCTGGGCGACCCGACCGGTCGCATCCGCGTGACGCTGTGGGACGAGAAGGCCGACCTCGCCGAGGAGTTCGACGCCGGCGTCACCGTCGAAGTCGTCGACGGCTACGTCCGCGAACGCGACGGCAGTCTCGAACTGCACGTCGGCAACCGCGGAACCGTCGAAGAACTCGACGAGGACGTGGAGTACGTCCCCGAGACGACCGACATCGCGTCGCTCGAACTCGACCAGACGGTCGATATCGCCGGCGGCGTCATCGAGACTGACCCCAAGCGGACGTTCGACCGCGACGACGGGTCGGAGGGGCAGGTCCGAAACGTCCGCGTGAAGGACGGTACCGGCGACATCCGCGTCGCCATGTGGGGCGAGAAGGCCGACGCCGACATCGACCTCGCGGACTACGTCGTCTTCACCGACGTGGAGATACAGGACGGCTGGCAGGAGGACCTCGAAGCCTCCGCGGGGTGGCGCTCGACGGTCACGGTGATGGACGAGGCGCCCGAGGGCGCGGCCGGCACCGACGCTGGCACCGACGCGGGCGGCGAGAGCGGAGGCGGCGGGCGGCAGTCGCAGTCGCGCGGCCTCGACGCGTTCGAGGACGGAGCCTCGTCGGGTAACGACGGGACGGAGACAGCTACGAGCACGAACGCCGACGAGACAGAGACGGATGCGGGCGGCGCGGCCGACGACCCCGGCGACGGCACCGTCGAGGAGTTCACCGGCACCGTCGTGCAGTCGGGCAGTCCGGTCGTCTTGGACGACGGGACGGAGACGCGGAGCGTCGAGACGACCGAGAGCCTCCAACTGGGCGCCGAGGTGACCGTCCGCGGACCGGTTCGGGAGGGCCGCATCGACGCCACCGAAGTCAAATCGGTCACGCGCTGA
- a CDS encoding histone family protein, with translation MSVELPFAPVDTIIRRNAGDLRVSADAAEELARRIQRRGSELAIDAAERAREDGRKTLMASDFGVEQVVPRNELELPIAPIDRIARLDVDDRYRVSMDARIALADILEDYADNVAGAAAKLARHADRRTIQAEDIETYFSLFE, from the coding sequence ATGAGTGTCGAGTTACCGTTCGCGCCGGTCGACACGATCATCCGTCGCAACGCCGGTGACCTTCGGGTCAGCGCCGACGCGGCGGAGGAACTCGCCCGCCGCATCCAGCGGCGCGGCTCGGAACTCGCAATCGACGCGGCCGAACGCGCCCGCGAGGACGGCCGGAAGACCCTGATGGCGTCGGACTTCGGCGTCGAACAGGTCGTCCCGCGGAACGAACTCGAACTCCCCATCGCCCCCATCGACCGCATCGCACGCCTCGACGTCGACGACCGCTACCGCGTCTCGATGGACGCCCGCATCGCCCTCGCGGACATCCTCGAAGACTACGCCGACAACGTCGCCGGTGCCGCGGCGAAACTCGCTCGACACGCCGACCGCCGGACGATACAGGCGGAGGACATCGAGACGTACTTCTCCCTCTTCGAGTAG
- a CDS encoding histone deacetylase family protein encodes MQFGYSETCLAHDTGKRHPETADRLRAIRRALAKRHGAEYVDPSPATDEDVASVHDDDYVAEIREFCESGGGNWDPDTVASDDTWDAALASAGLSQWAARTAVEGADARNTPFALGRPPGHHAVEDDAMGFCFVNNAAVAAQTVLDADALDVDRVAIFDWDVHHGNGTQDIFYDRGDVFYASVHEDGLYPGTGEVDERGAGDGEGATLNAPLAAGAGDADYQLLVEDVLRPAIAQFDPDLFIVSAGFDAHRHDPISRMRVSTEGYARMTDGVRSIADDVDAGLAFVLEGGYGLDTLSEGVAIVHETFDGRSPLELEEEPDEETVSLAEDLRDAHGLDD; translated from the coding sequence ATGCAGTTCGGCTACAGCGAGACCTGTCTCGCACACGACACCGGCAAGCGACACCCCGAGACGGCCGACCGTCTCCGGGCCATCCGCCGAGCGCTGGCGAAGCGACACGGCGCGGAGTACGTCGACCCGTCGCCCGCCACCGACGAGGACGTCGCGTCGGTCCACGACGACGACTACGTGGCCGAGATTCGGGAGTTCTGCGAGTCCGGCGGCGGCAACTGGGACCCCGACACCGTCGCCTCCGACGACACGTGGGACGCCGCCCTCGCCTCGGCCGGCCTCTCCCAGTGGGCCGCACGCACGGCCGTCGAGGGCGCCGACGCCCGGAACACGCCATTCGCGCTCGGCCGCCCGCCGGGGCACCACGCCGTCGAAGACGACGCCATGGGCTTCTGTTTCGTCAACAACGCCGCCGTCGCCGCGCAGACGGTCCTCGACGCCGACGCGTTGGACGTCGACCGGGTCGCCATCTTCGACTGGGACGTCCACCACGGCAACGGCACGCAGGATATCTTCTACGACCGCGGCGACGTCTTCTACGCCTCGGTCCACGAGGACGGTCTCTACCCCGGCACCGGCGAGGTAGACGAACGCGGCGCGGGCGACGGTGAGGGGGCGACGCTGAACGCCCCGCTGGCGGCCGGCGCGGGCGACGCCGACTACCAACTGCTCGTCGAGGACGTGCTCCGACCGGCGATAGCGCAGTTCGACCCCGACCTGTTCATCGTCAGCGCCGGGTTCGACGCGCACCGACACGACCCCATCTCGCGGATGCGCGTCTCCACCGAGGGCTACGCGCGGATGACCGACGGCGTCCGGAGCATCGCGGACGACGTCGACGCCGGCCTCGCGTTCGTCCTCGAAGGCGGCTACGGCCTCGACACGCTCTCGGAGGGCGTCGCCATCGTCCACGAGACGTTCGACGGCCGCTCGCCGTTGGAACTGGAGGAAGAACCCGACGAGGAGACGGTCTCGCTCGCCGAGGACCTGCGCGACGCGCACGGACTGGACGACTGA
- the cca gene encoding CCA tRNA nucleotidyltransferase produces MPESDSEELSRVVARVRERIDPDAVERSELSEAVDALSVRVEAALDELGVVADIVQVGSTARGTWLSGDRDIDLFVRFPAETDRESLERYGLAVGDAVLPDGREEYAEHPYVTGEFEGFDVDLVPCFDVEDGASLRSAVDRTPHHNDYLKSRLDDELAAEVRVFKRFLKGIGAYGSNLRTRGFSGYLTELLVLEHGGFEPLLRAAVDWHPPVEFDPEDHGTRSFDDPLVVVDPTDPTRNVAAVCSAENVARLQHYARELLADPNVETFFGGDPDPLSPEGVREHVRRRGTHPVAVVFDAPDVVEDQLYPQLYKSISGVASELERRGFEPMRTATFAADRAVLFVELVTGRLPNVERHGGPPVHVREHAEGFYETYAADDTDGSDTDDSDTYGPFLDDDRYAVEREREFTDAVELLESSALFEVGLGSHVESSLTDGYEILAGEAVGELADEFGVELARYFDPRP; encoded by the coding sequence ATGCCCGAGTCGGACTCCGAGGAGCTATCGCGCGTCGTCGCCCGCGTCCGCGAGCGAATCGACCCGGACGCGGTCGAGCGGTCGGAGCTCTCCGAGGCCGTCGACGCGCTCTCGGTCCGTGTCGAGGCGGCGCTGGACGAGTTGGGCGTCGTGGCCGACATCGTGCAAGTAGGGTCGACGGCGCGCGGGACGTGGCTCTCGGGCGACCGAGACATCGACCTGTTCGTGCGCTTCCCCGCAGAGACCGACCGGGAATCGCTGGAACGCTACGGACTCGCCGTCGGCGACGCCGTCCTCCCCGATGGGCGAGAGGAGTATGCCGAACACCCCTACGTGACCGGCGAGTTCGAGGGGTTCGACGTGGACCTCGTCCCCTGTTTCGACGTCGAGGACGGCGCGTCCCTTCGGTCGGCCGTCGACCGGACGCCGCACCACAACGACTACCTGAAGAGTCGGCTGGACGACGAACTCGCCGCGGAGGTCCGGGTGTTCAAGCGGTTCCTGAAGGGCATCGGCGCCTACGGCAGCAACCTGCGAACGCGAGGGTTCTCCGGCTATCTCACCGAGTTGCTCGTGCTCGAACACGGTGGATTCGAACCGCTGCTCCGCGCTGCGGTCGACTGGCATCCGCCGGTCGAGTTCGACCCCGAGGACCACGGGACGCGGTCCTTCGACGACCCCCTCGTCGTCGTCGACCCGACGGATCCGACGAGAAACGTCGCCGCCGTCTGTTCGGCGGAGAACGTCGCTCGCCTACAGCACTACGCGCGCGAACTCCTCGCCGACCCGAACGTCGAGACGTTCTTCGGCGGCGACCCCGACCCGCTCTCGCCCGAGGGAGTCCGAGAACACGTCCGCCGGCGCGGAACCCACCCAGTGGCCGTCGTCTTCGACGCCCCCGACGTCGTCGAAGACCAGCTCTACCCGCAGTTGTACAAGTCGATTTCCGGCGTCGCGTCGGAACTCGAACGCCGCGGGTTCGAGCCGATGCGAACGGCGACGTTCGCGGCTGATAGGGCGGTACTGTTCGTCGAGTTGGTCACCGGACGGCTCCCGAACGTCGAGCGCCACGGTGGACCGCCGGTCCACGTCCGCGAGCACGCCGAGGGGTTCTACGAGACTTACGCGGCCGATGACACCGACGGCAGCGACACAGACGACAGCGACACCTACGGTCCCTTCCTCGACGACGACCGCTACGCCGTCGAGCGCGAACGCGAATTCACCGACGCCGTCGAACTGCTGGAGAGCAGCGCGCTGTTCGAGGTGGGTCTCGGTTCGCACGTCGAGTCGTCGCTGACGGACGGATACGAGATACTGGCCGGCGAAGCGGTCGGAGAACTCGCCGACGAGTTCGGCGTCGAACTCGCGCGGTACTTCGACCCGCGGCCGTAG
- the xerA gene encoding site-specific tyrosine recombinase/integron integrase produces the protein MYELKRDDVLDDYRRFLKVERGLSEKTIHQHATMLQVFLDRYEQIRPPQELAKEFQEHLMDEDYSNSHVNNTMKAIDYYYEFHGQEFDFNRLNRPKKLPETLSENQVKRILYACDTYRDYAILKTLTSSGVRASELCDLDVVDADLDNRTLLIRQGKFDKDGFAKISDTCAEAIGQYLERRNDDADPLFLSRTGDRLTRNGLLQLVKRRAESADIEQNVTVHMFRHYFATKMIENGADISIVKELLRHDDIASTMKYLHISGEALSTQYDRYVDDV, from the coding sequence ATGTACGAGCTCAAACGAGACGACGTATTAGACGATTACAGGCGGTTTCTCAAAGTCGAGCGCGGCCTGAGTGAGAAGACGATCCACCAGCATGCGACGATGCTGCAGGTGTTTCTCGACCGCTACGAGCAGATCCGTCCGCCGCAGGAACTCGCCAAGGAATTCCAAGAGCACCTGATGGACGAGGACTATTCGAACAGCCACGTCAACAACACGATGAAGGCGATTGATTACTACTACGAGTTCCACGGCCAGGAGTTCGACTTCAACCGCCTCAACCGCCCCAAGAAGCTGCCCGAGACGCTCAGCGAGAATCAGGTGAAGCGCATCTTGTACGCGTGCGACACCTACCGCGACTACGCCATCCTGAAGACGCTCACCTCGAGCGGCGTGCGCGCGTCGGAGCTGTGCGATCTGGATGTCGTCGACGCGGACCTGGACAACCGGACGCTTCTCATCCGTCAGGGGAAGTTCGACAAGGACGGCTTTGCGAAGATATCCGATACCTGCGCCGAGGCGATCGGGCAGTACCTCGAACGACGGAACGACGACGCCGACCCGCTGTTCCTTTCTCGAACGGGTGACCGCCTGACTCGGAACGGATTACTCCAACTCGTCAAGCGACGGGCGGAGTCGGCGGACATCGAGCAGAACGTGACGGTCCACATGTTCCGTCACTACTTCGCGACGAAGATGATCGAGAACGGTGCGGACATCTCGATCGTAAAGGAGCTGCTGCGCCACGACGACATCGCCTCGACGATGAAGTACCTGCACATCAGCGGGGAGGCGCTGAGTACGCAGTACGACCGGTACGTCGATGACGTCTGA
- a CDS encoding MarR family transcriptional regulator has product MRLVEPSWHEVSANFLYDEHGLAPFFAADRRVKQGGGSQTAEFRDDGERWVVRLYYQNSGIVHPGPRTPTGTEFRLDEMREYRLAVSRHAEEDPTGQQSFNAHLAPRWSGMEVENARGQHRTLDVPIQEGINVKVSGSNIDIFRYEELLRQAAEAVGINGRYFEEPHEYSNVQDAERYVRIHCDASGPVHARDGPIAKMGHLLEHDRTGYRKVVQNDDDSHGRNLPGYYHTVTLGPRRVREAFPSHRFPVEVKHYYAREARSKSKDDSLRHPKVGVSYQVSRWDGKIGVTDEDLEELRRQLDRTLHSVLIDAGLNPTPSSDGADATYVPDPYFPADVDEDAEEPPSLDLSHIRHEQESIVVRALTDGLSPVEWESLKTLVSDGGTVSPKDIAARHGRHEESVRRALRRMSEMVEREYGSVSLKSTYVAELVYDAVQEAEASRESFKRAAETAGKALASAKRGLDERTSALLAWCARYDVEVDSRGDAVQRIRLGELDRDSDADPAMLVKRAYELWTDARQDVAAFRSAVVEYRRPEDRGVRTVEAWRLLRR; this is encoded by the coding sequence GTGAGACTCGTCGAACCGAGTTGGCACGAGGTATCCGCCAATTTCCTCTACGACGAGCACGGGCTCGCCCCGTTCTTCGCCGCCGACCGCAGGGTCAAGCAGGGTGGTGGCTCGCAGACCGCCGAGTTCCGCGACGACGGCGAGCGTTGGGTCGTGCGACTCTACTACCAGAACTCAGGGATTGTACATCCCGGTCCGAGAACGCCGACTGGAACTGAGTTCCGTCTTGACGAGATGCGTGAGTATCGGCTCGCGGTTTCTCGTCACGCCGAAGAGGATCCGACCGGTCAGCAGTCGTTCAACGCGCACCTCGCTCCGCGCTGGTCGGGCATGGAAGTCGAGAACGCGCGTGGTCAACACCGTACGCTCGACGTCCCGATTCAGGAGGGGATCAACGTCAAAGTCAGCGGGTCGAATATCGACATCTTCCGCTATGAGGAGCTTCTGCGTCAGGCCGCTGAAGCAGTCGGTATCAACGGCCGGTACTTCGAGGAACCGCACGAGTACTCGAATGTTCAGGACGCCGAGCGGTACGTTCGAATCCACTGTGACGCGTCGGGACCGGTCCACGCACGCGACGGTCCGATAGCGAAGATGGGCCACCTGCTCGAACACGACCGCACGGGATACCGCAAGGTCGTCCAGAACGACGACGATTCGCACGGCCGAAATCTTCCCGGCTACTACCACACCGTCACGCTGGGTCCGCGACGAGTTCGAGAAGCATTCCCCTCTCACCGATTCCCGGTCGAGGTGAAGCACTACTACGCTCGCGAGGCCCGGTCGAAGTCGAAGGACGACTCGCTTCGTCACCCGAAGGTCGGCGTCTCGTATCAGGTTAGCCGATGGGATGGGAAGATCGGTGTGACCGACGAGGACTTGGAGGAACTCCGACGTCAGTTGGACCGGACGCTTCACTCAGTGCTCATCGACGCGGGTCTCAATCCAACGCCGAGTAGCGACGGGGCTGATGCAACCTACGTACCTGACCCCTACTTCCCAGCAGATGTCGACGAGGACGCCGAGGAGCCACCGAGTCTCGATCTTAGTCACATCCGCCATGAGCAGGAGAGTATCGTCGTTCGGGCTCTCACGGACGGTCTCTCGCCCGTCGAGTGGGAGTCGCTGAAGACGCTGGTCTCTGATGGCGGAACGGTATCGCCGAAGGATATCGCGGCCCGTCACGGTCGCCACGAGGAGAGCGTCCGACGAGCACTCAGACGAATGAGCGAGATGGTCGAACGCGAGTACGGGTCCGTCTCGCTGAAGAGTACCTACGTCGCGGAGTTGGTCTACGACGCGGTGCAGGAGGCGGAGGCGTCTCGTGAGTCGTTCAAGCGAGCGGCCGAGACCGCAGGGAAGGCGCTCGCGTCGGCGAAACGGGGACTCGATGAACGGACGAGCGCGCTTCTCGCATGGTGCGCTCGCTACGACGTCGAAGTCGACAGCCGCGGCGACGCGGTCCAACGAATCCGTCTCGGCGAACTAGATCGGGATTCCGACGCTGACCCAGCGATGCTCGTGAAGCGCGCGTACGAACTCTGGACCGACGCGAGGCAGGACGTCGCGGCGTTCCGTTCTGCCGTCGTCGAGTATCGGCGGCCTGAGGACCGCGGCGTGCGGACGGTCGAGGCGTGGCGATTGCTGAGACGGTAG